The Candidatus Poribacteria bacterium genome has a window encoding:
- a CDS encoding metal-dependent hydrolase, giving the protein MALLHCGNLTLEGKSSSAVATYVRVKELDLVFDLGRCPMNFIGIGNVFISHFHLDHYFGLPIYISQRWLAGIPPGNIYVPWSGSKQLMHILDRISALDTGRSWAYQITPVRVGDEIPFRQNLVAHVLPSDHSVPAVSYLICEVRKKLKPEFQHLSGRDIAELKRSGVEITTEVQLPLIAYLGDTRSIPLDAHPLLRQCKVLICECTFILPEHRVRAKRTMHLHLEMLPSILAEVESEHIVLTHFSRRYTPELIRQKVFGHLPPEERSRVQLFL; this is encoded by the coding sequence ATGGCATTATTGCATTGTGGTAATTTAACACTTGAGGGAAAATCCAGTTCCGCCGTTGCGACTTACGTTCGGGTCAAAGAACTGGATCTCGTTTTCGATTTAGGCAGATGTCCGATGAATTTTATCGGCATCGGCAACGTTTTCATTTCCCATTTCCACCTCGATCATTACTTTGGATTGCCCATCTACATCAGTCAACGTTGGCTTGCGGGCATACCACCCGGGAACATCTACGTCCCTTGGAGCGGGTCTAAGCAACTGATGCACATTCTTGATAGGATCTCCGCATTGGATACCGGCAGGAGTTGGGCATATCAAATTACGCCGGTTCGGGTGGGCGATGAGATTCCATTTCGACAAAATTTAGTCGCACATGTTTTGCCAAGCGACCACAGTGTGCCTGCCGTTTCTTATCTGATTTGCGAGGTGCGCAAGAAACTCAAACCCGAGTTTCAGCATTTGTCAGGGCGTGACATCGCAGAACTGAAACGTTCAGGGGTCGAGATAACAACAGAGGTGCAATTGCCCTTGATCGCCTACTTAGGAGATACACGGAGTATTCCCCTTGATGCGCATCCATTACTCAGGCAGTGCAAAGTCTTAATTTGCGAATGCACATTCATCCTACCCGAGCATCGAGTGCGTGCGAAACGGACGATGCATCTGCATCTTGAGATGTTACCCTCAATTCTGGCAGAGGTTGAAAGCGAGCATATCGTCCTGACTCACTTTTCCCGTCGTTATACACCAGAACTTATCCGACAAAAGGTTTTCGGTCACTTACCACCGGAGGAACGTTCCCGCGTACAACTCTTTCTCTAA
- a CDS encoding aminotransferase class III-fold pyridoxal phosphate-dependent enzyme: MIDYRKTDKAHVWHPLFQHQRLEETTLVVFESAHGTTLVDAEGREYLDAYSALWNVNVGYGRQEIADAVYAQIQQLPYYPHSQINVPATMLAEQLAACLPGDLNHVFFSNSGSEANETAIKMARQYGRQTYPGENRYKIISRYRGYHGFTYGALSATGQARRRKAFEPLVPGFIHAHPPYCHRCPIGLDYPSCGTECADEIERIIRWEGPETVIAVIAEPIIGGGGVIIPPDDYLPKLRQICDDYGLLLILDEVITGFGRTGKMFACEHWDVQPDLITLAKGLTSGYLPLGACVASTEVFNAFLGESDENKEFAQVCTYGGHPVACAAGIANLEILQRERLWENSEKVGAHLLSKLETLRDLPIVGDVRGKGLMIAVEFVQADGTHLETATTNRIVSQLRDFDTGGIIVGKIGHAVDEPENIIYIAPPLILTEAEADRIFETLRQVLVQQEF; encoded by the coding sequence ATGATAGATTATAGAAAAACCGATAAGGCGCACGTGTGGCATCCTCTGTTTCAGCATCAACGCCTTGAAGAAACAACGTTAGTCGTTTTTGAATCCGCACACGGAACGACGCTTGTGGACGCAGAAGGTCGCGAGTACTTGGACGCGTACTCGGCACTCTGGAACGTCAATGTGGGTTATGGTAGACAAGAGATTGCCGACGCAGTCTATGCACAGATACAGCAGTTGCCTTACTATCCGCACTCGCAGATTAACGTCCCTGCCACGATGTTAGCGGAGCAGCTCGCTGCGTGTCTTCCGGGTGATTTGAACCATGTCTTTTTCTCCAACAGCGGTTCGGAGGCAAATGAAACCGCCATCAAGATGGCACGGCAATACGGCAGACAAACCTATCCGGGTGAGAATCGGTACAAGATCATCAGTCGGTATCGGGGTTACCACGGATTTACGTATGGTGCCTTGTCAGCGACAGGACAGGCACGCAGACGCAAGGCTTTTGAGCCACTCGTTCCAGGGTTTATACACGCGCATCCACCCTACTGCCACCGATGTCCGATTGGATTAGACTATCCATCTTGTGGCACTGAGTGTGCTGATGAGATTGAACGGATAATTCGGTGGGAGGGTCCCGAAACAGTCATTGCTGTCATTGCTGAGCCTATCATCGGGGGCGGTGGTGTGATTATCCCGCCAGATGACTATCTCCCAAAATTGAGGCAGATCTGTGACGACTACGGTTTGTTGCTGATCCTTGACGAGGTCATCACCGGTTTCGGACGCACAGGAAAGATGTTTGCCTGTGAGCACTGGGATGTCCAGCCCGACCTTATTACACTCGCGAAGGGGCTCACGAGCGGTTATCTACCCCTTGGTGCATGCGTCGCCTCAACAGAGGTCTTCAATGCGTTCCTCGGTGAATCCGACGAGAACAAAGAATTCGCTCAGGTCTGTACCTACGGCGGACATCCAGTCGCATGTGCCGCTGGTATTGCGAACCTTGAGATTCTTCAAAGGGAACGGCTCTGGGAAAATTCGGAGAAGGTGGGGGCACATCTGCTCTCGAAATTGGAGACGTTGCGGGACTTACCGATTGTCGGTGATGTGCGTGGCAAAGGGTTAATGATAGCGGTGGAATTTGTTCAAGCCGATGGGACGCACCTGGAAACGGCAACGACCAATCGAATTGTGAGTCAGTTACGAGACTTTGATACAGGGGGGATCATCGTCGGGAAAATCGGACACGCTGTCGACGAACCGGAAAATATCATTTACATTGCACCGCCCCTGATTCTCACAGAAGCAGAGGCGGACAGAATTTTTGAGACGTTACGTCAAGTACTTGTCCAACAGGAGTTTTAA
- the mtnP gene encoding S-methyl-5'-thioadenosine phosphorylase, translated as MRIGIIGGSGFYQMEGLTDVEEIRVDTPFGEPSDALILGNLDGKPVVFLPRHGVGHRLLPSEINVRANIYALKSLGVEWLISVSAVGSLRQDIEPRHFVVPDQLYDHTKDRKSTFFGDGIAAHVSLAHPFSPELSSLLAAAATEIGASVHNGGTYICMEGPAFSTQAESELYRHLGFDIIGMTAAPEAKLAREAEICYAVLACCTDYDCWHPEHDNVTTEMILDNVRFNVETSKKTVRAAVAQIPEGERSCPCSTALQFAIATDPDKIPTAKRHELKLLLDKYLT; from the coding sequence ATGCGTATCGGAATTATTGGCGGCAGCGGTTTTTATCAGATGGAAGGCTTAACAGATGTCGAAGAAATCAGGGTCGACACCCCGTTCGGTGAACCGAGCGATGCACTTATTCTGGGTAACCTTGATGGAAAGCCCGTCGTTTTTCTACCGCGGCACGGTGTTGGTCATCGGCTCCTTCCCTCTGAGATTAATGTCCGAGCGAATATTTATGCCTTAAAATCGTTAGGTGTTGAGTGGCTGATCTCTGTCAGTGCCGTCGGAAGCCTACGGCAAGATATTGAACCGCGCCATTTCGTTGTGCCGGATCAACTCTACGATCATACCAAAGACCGAAAATCCACCTTTTTCGGCGACGGTATCGCTGCCCACGTCAGCCTTGCCCATCCTTTTTCTCCAGAACTCAGTTCCCTTTTAGCCGCAGCGGCTACAGAAATCGGGGCCTCCGTGCATAATGGCGGCACCTATATCTGTATGGAAGGACCGGCATTTTCTACACAGGCAGAGTCTGAACTCTACCGACACCTCGGGTTTGACATCATTGGAATGACCGCTGCGCCGGAAGCGAAACTCGCCCGTGAAGCTGAAATCTGCTACGCGGTCCTCGCCTGTTGCACCGATTACGATTGTTGGCACCCTGAACACGATAACGTGACAACAGAGATGATCCTTGACAATGTCCGTTTTAATGTAGAAACTTCCAAAAAGACGGTAAGGGCTGCTGTCGCTCAGATTCCTGAAGGTGAACGGAGCTGCCCCTGTTCAACCGCCCTGCAATTCGCGATCGCTACCGACCCCGATAAGATACCAACAGCGAAGCGGCACGAATTAAAACTCCTGTTGGACAAGTACTTGACGTAA